The genomic window TCATAGCTTTTTTATTCAAAGGGAAAGCAAATTCAAAATTATCTCCTTCTAAGAATAAAATATGTCTTCATGTTTTAGGACGGGGAGTAACAAATACCAGCAGCTGGTCAGAGTGGATCAGTGGACTAGGGGAGAGGAGTGGTCAGCAACCACGtcctcacaagtcacaaacaaaactATAAACTCCTCTCTTGTAGTAGCAGTCTGTAAGCAGCCACAGTCGTCAGTGCCTGCCCTGTTACCTGTTCGATCCTCCTCTCGATTCCCTTGAGAGAAGCCAAGGAGGAGCAGGAGAGCGGCCGGCcatggagggagaggggattgGGAGGAGAGGCCTTCCTTCACTGCTCGGTTCCTCTTCCAGCGAAAGCGGCGGAATCGGGCAAGAACACATTGCCTCTGACATCACGCAGGTTGAGTGAGCTCTTCGTCTTCCCCTGCTCtttccctttcctttccttttcttttctttttttggattAAACGTCTCCTTCGTCTTAGTTGCTGGCAATTTGGAactgaaagttttttattcTTTAAGATAGCCAATCATCACACTCTCCGTTGAGATTAATGGTGGATTTCTTTGACGAGTTGTTCAGCTCATAGGATGGACGCCACTGGTCGAGCTGAAGCGAATCGCCAGCAAGGACGGAATAGATGCCCGGATCGTCGGCAAGGTCGAGGCCTATCAGCCCCTCTGCTCCGTCAAGGATCGCAGCGCTTTGAGGTTCTTGTTGAATTATCCTTATATTCATAGACTCAGTTTTCTTATTAGGAATCCTAGCTAATATGATTGGACAGAGTGAGGTTTGATGCAGTTAAGAACTGCAAGCTTCAGGAAGCTATTTTTTTAGTACTAGTTATTGTCTAAAAATATCTGTTTTACTATTTGGTTGTAGTTTATTATGAGAAGGcagaaaattcaagtaaaaatcTTGCACTCTGAATTCATCCGAGTACTTGTCTTGCAACTTGCAGAAGGCTCATTTCCTGGTCAAAATATTTAGCAGAAGCTTATGAaattgtgatgattttttttcctagaatCTGATTCCTTGTTTTGCTGTTCAGAATGATCGAGGATGCAGAAGAGAAAGGGCTGATTACTCCTGGTGTCACAACTCTAGTCGAGCCGACGAGTGGCAATCTGGGTTTAGGATTGGTGCTTGTTGCTCTTCGCAAAGGTTACAGGTTCGTTGCAGTTATGCCGGGCCAGTATTCGTTTGATAAGCAGATCTTGCTGAAATACATGGGAGCTGAATTGTTTCTATCAGGTAAAAACATAAGAAGCAGGAAGTTGTAGCATCAATTTGTTTGCTTCCTTGTttcatggagaaaaaaaaacaactctcTTGCTTTCTTCAGCATAATGTCAGTGAAATGAAAAATTCAGTGGAACTGTTCTGTTTACCTTCTTTCTTTGGTGTAACCATATGGCAGATCCAACACTCGGGTTTCAAGGCTTAGTCAACAAGGTCGAACAGCTCAAGAAAGAATTACCCAATGTGCACGTTCTTAATCAATTCTCAAATCCAGCAAATCAGGAGGCACACATGAGATTGACTGGTACTGTCTCAAGATGACTTGACAAATGGTGTTTTAAtttcagttaaaaaaatatgatctcTTTCGTTAAGTATTAAGATAGTAAGGCTCCCCTTTTAACCTTTTTCGTTGCAACTTGACTGTTAAAAACATGTACTGTGTTCTTGAAACTTGGTTGTTAGAGATGTATCCTCTATTTCTTTAAGTATGATAGTGCTGTGGTTGTGTTTTCGATGTGTCCCATTCAAcagttatttttcttcttttctcctttATGGACAAGGTCATAAACTGGCGTATATTTATTTTCCTATTGCAGGACCTGAGATTTGGAAGGATACTGCTGGCAAGGTAGACATATTTGTTACCGGTTCGGGCTCAGGAGGTACGGTATCTGGCGTTGGAAAGTATCTCAAGCTGCAAAATCCAGCGGTGAAGATCATTTGTGTGGAGCCTGCAGAGAGCCCAGTCATTTCAGGTAAACTATAACATATTATCTGGTATCACAAATTATAGAGATCCAACTTTGTTTGGATAACATATCATGCGGTAACACACATCGATATCGCACTGCGACACCAGTAACATAGTTTTCCAGTGACCCTGACAAACTGTTGCCTGTTTGTACTGTTTAGGTGGGGAGCCAGGTAAACATAAAATTCAGGGAATAGGGCCAGGACTCATACCTGATATGTTGGACACCTCGGTCATCGATGAAGTCGTCACGGTAAACACTGATGAAGCAATGGTGAATGCAAGGAGGCTGGCAATGGAAGAGGGCCTCCTTATGGGCATTTCTTCTGGGGCAAACCTGGCAGCTTGCTTGAAGGTTCAAAATCTCCTAGCAACTCATCTGTCTGAATGTTTATTCCTTTTCTTATCTCTAGTAATCTTCTCCTATCGAAAATTTTTGCACATCCTTTCCTCTAATAACATTGAAATCTCAAATGCATATTTAGGTCGCGTCGAGAGAGGAAAACAAGGGGAAGATGATTGTCACCATGTTCCCAAGCGGGGGTGAGAGGTACATGAACTCTGACCTCTTTGCAGCTGTGAGAGAGGAATGCAATGCCATGACATTTTGATCTCACTGGTTGTTCAGAAGAATCAAGAACAgttatgtgtaaaactataggAGGGTAACTTGTACCACAATGTACACATAGCACGATCTTGCAAAGGGATTTATCGGCAAGGAGCCAAAGAATTTGTACGAATTGTATATTTGTACTAGTCATTAgtcaataaataaatgaaataatTTGCTCACTTCGTGTGAGTAAATTTCggaaaactacatatacttgtCATAAACTACAGATCAAATGatattatcataaaactaccaATTTAGAGCCCTTTTGAATTGGAGGATtgccataggaattttagagaattCAATTTCCTAAGGAATTTTGCATATGAAACCCTTTGATTCATAGAAaagtataggaaatttttcaTAGGATTACATTCCTATAGCTCAATTTCACATGAAAATAAGCAAGAGGTTCAACCTCTTGAAAACTTTTCTTTGCTTTATTTGTTTCCTATGGTACTACCAAAGGGActctctttatatttttttttttgtcttccaTTCCTATAGAATTAGAAAAACATGTCAATtcgattcctatgttttttctattcctgtgttttttctaccctgcgtTCCAAATGGACTTAGAATCGAGTTACCAGATAACTGCATATACAAGTcactacagatttaacactaGCGCTATTTATTTAAGGTTCATTTCTCAATGGAACGATCCGTTATCATTTTTGGCCCTTTTTGGGATGCATAAAATACATCAATTTCTTGTGTGCTTTTCAGCTTATTGCATGCTAATTAGGACACAAATGTATCAGCAAATAATTCATATTTTCCATCTGAGAAATTGGTTGGCACGAGCAACAAATTGACCATGCAATTGCAGCCGCACTTTTGAGTAAAAATGGCAGGTGAAAGTGAAACAACAGAAAGATTAAGCCGTTTATGGCACGAGCATTTCCACCGCTTCACTGTCGCCAACTTACGAGCTCCGTTGCAACAGCCTCCAGCTGCAGTTAATCACTTAATTAGGCGCACTTAATTTGGGATTAACAACGCTAACCTTAACTTAGACCGGCGCCTCTCGTTTATTAATCAAGGCGGGCCCACGACGGCGGCACaaactcacacacacaccaaagtAAAAAACGAGGGGGATTGGCCGTCGTGGGCCGTCCGATCAGAATCCAACGGCTGAGATCTCAGCCGTTGACCGGACGGCGCCGACGGTGtaagccgcctcctcctccggcgcgctgctgctcgcgccaagatcagcggcggcggcgagcatggcGTTTCcacgggagggaggcggcggcaatggcggcgacggagaggcgagggaggagagggtgTCGTCGGGCTactactcgtcgtcgtcggcggcgaggcagcacgggagcgagcagccgccgccgacgcagcAGATGGagcggaggtcgtcggcggcggcggcggaggaggagggcgtgggCGTGGTCCTGGTCGGCAGCGGCGATCCCGGCCGGATTCCGGCGGCGGTGTTCGAGCGGGACACGTCGGAGTCGAACAAGGACTGGAGCATGATGTCCACGGAGTCGGTGTTCGCGCTCCAGGTGGCGCCGTCCAGCGACTTCACCGGCTTCTTCCTCGCGCACCCGGAGCTCATGGAcatcgccacgccgccgcgctccagctccagctccgccgccgccgccgccgccgccggcgaggccgtcggCCACGCGCACTCCGCGCAGTTCGAGAGCATCCCGGAGCTCGGCGAGGCCACCATGCGGATCCAAGGCCAATACTCCTTCGCCTTCCCCAAGTACGCACAATTTTCTCAAATTCTCATGCAAATTTCAGTCACATTTCAGACTAAATTTTCTCAAATTCTCATGCAAATTTCAGTCACATTTCAAACTATAATAATTCACACGCTTGCTCGTGCAGTTTGGTAGAGGTCAAGAGGCACAGTGCCAAGAACCCTCAGGAGGATCAACCGAtgtcggcgacgatggcgacagcggcggcagcggcggcggcagagacgacggcgccggcgccggtgagggcAGAGACGAGCAGCAAGCCGGAGGAAGCTCCGGCGAAAGCAGCAACAAAGGGAGGCTGGCTCCCGTGCTTTCCTTGCTGCTAATCGCAAAGCAAATGCATGTAAAATCCAGTCTTGTTCTTGTTCGGTTGTTCCTATGCAACTCAATGCTGAGGTGTGTGTGCATGTAATTCAAGAACCATCTTTCAGTGTGGTTCAATTGGTAAATATATACTACCTTCATTTCACATTATATATAATGTCTTAACCTCTCCATTCCTCGTCTAGAATcactaacatctatatgaatttgAACACATATACGAAGCATATACATGAATCCATGCATGGATTTATTTAAAACATGAAATGTCTTGTAATGTGAAacaaaggaagtattttttttgtaatgTCAAACTGTAAATATTTGAATACATGTTGTACATAGAGCAAGAAATTCATACATGAAGAACTCAACGAAAGGGTGGATCAGTCACTAGTGACAACTGATAAAGGATGTACTTCAAGGTCTGAATGTAGACAACCAGGCAAAGATCAGAAGTGCAGTATGGTTGAGAGAATTCAGAAGCAACTTAAGTGCCATACCACAGAGAACTTCTGTATGATGTGCATCTGCAAGTTCAACGCAATACCAAGCATGACAAAGCAACAAATTGACATTCAATTGGTCATTTGCATTACACAGAACAACCTTAATGCAAACAAATAAAACGAAATGAAGCTCTTGAGTTGACTTCATGATGCAAACCACTGAACTAGAAGGCCTAACTACCTACTGGGTGGAGACTGGCATGCCATCTTCGTTCTGCGCAGCTTCAgtaaccatatttttcttaGCAAGTGGCTTGGGAATATCAAGGTCATCTTGGATGCAACGCTGTAAGGGATGCGACAGAAGAATGCAAGTCTGACGGAACAGGATTCGAGCAAGCCCCTGACCAGTCTCTAGAATGTATCCCTCATACTGGCTGACATGCTCAAGTGCATCAACCAAAGCATCATATACCTTCTGTGGACAGTTATCAGCAGTAGGCTTGTCATGAAGATAGATTATGTCCAAGGTGAAATTCTTCTGCTTGATGGGCCACTGATGTTGAGGCTTAGTTGAGGAACGGCAGTAGATGAGTACCTGGAAAGATTAGTTCTCATGGAAGTCAATACTAAGAACATTTATATCAAACACACCCCTTTCACATTAAAATTGTAATTGCATCTTACATATATTTAAGTACAGCATATTTCCACACCATAAGTAACTTTGTAAACTGttctaacaaaaataaattaccaGGGGATTGAGTAATGCATTTGAACCATGGAAATCTAGAGGTCACATGACTCATATCTGTATATGTGCCGTATAGCCGTTTCGTATAAGTAGAATTATTTTTGCTAATGCTACATCTGCCTCATATAAGCAGAGTTATTTTGTTACTTGGAACCAATGTTGGCAAACCAAGTGTAGGTATCTTGCCCCTTGGGGGCTTGTTGAGCTATCATAGATCTAAGCATTTCCCACTTGATACAAGGGCATGGTAACTAGGTGGTACAGAAATACAATACAGGTGAACTATTAAGCAGCATATTATTAAGAAGGAATGACTATGCCCGCATGGTTATATAAACAGTGTTCTGCGTTGAGGAGAACTGACTACCACTATTAAGAAGGTAGACAAAGTTACTGAACATTAGCCAAGACTCAATAGCTGATAAACAGGTCAAAGACACGATTACAACATGCCTACCACTCTGAGTAGGCGGCCTTGCAATTCTGCTCTTTTCCCTTCCTGGTAAGCTATCTTGAAGAGCTGAGTGAGATCAGCCATCGCATATCTCGTTTCCGACGCATCCAGGGATTGGATTGCCTCCACTGCAGAACCAGCATCACTGCTGAAATCCTTCTTTACCTTTAAATTCAGAGTAAACCATGTCATTCCCCTAATTTatcatcacattttttttcaacacaAGAAACTAACAAATGCAATTCGATTGGGGGAAATTGTGTGGGGAGAAGGAGAACCAAACTCACAACCTATACAATCTCCACTGTGTACATTCCATCCCTTCGAATTATTACAAACAAGCATTACCATATAGTAGCATTTCAGGGATCAAGAAATCGCATAAAAAAATTCTGCAAAAACAGTTAACCCTAATATTTATCATCAAAAGAGAGGCGAGCGAATCTCTCGATCAACCTAAGCGGGGGATCGGAGAGGGCATGGGGTAATACCAAGGAGACGGTGTCGCCGAGGGAGGCGAAGGCGAAGCGGTGATCGGGGCACATGGTGAGCTTGCTGTGGACGAAGAGCAGGAGCGCCTGCTTGACGGCGTCCATCCTCTTCACCGGCGGCCGAGCGGCCTGCCTGGAAGCAGCCGCGGCCCCCGAGGAAGCCCCCGCGGCgcccggcgacgcggcggcggcggcggcggggcccggGGCGATCCTCATCTCGGAGCGCGTCTCCAGGTCGACGTCGACGCAGAAGAGGATGTcctccggcgggaggcggctcGGCTGCAGCGTGaacctcggcgacggcgagccgccGCGGTGAGGCGTGGGGTCCATCGCCGCCGGTGGGGCAGCGGTGGCGAGGGGTTCGGCGGTTGGGGAAATGTGGGGGGTCGTTCCGCTCGTGCGGTCGGACGGGAAGAGCTAGAGTTCACAATCTCGACGAATTTCAATCGAATTTCGAACATCTCGAGCCGGCTCAAGATGGGCATCTTTGTTTTATCCAAATTTACCGATTTAATTTGAGTAAACTTTGATCAAAACTACAAATTTCACCTGatatatcacaaaattacatacttagcattaaatttatcatgtaactacatatttaaggtgaAATATCgaaaaactatagatttaaaaaCAAGGTTATCATAAAACTGTAGATTTGATaacaatttaatcacaaaacttgaACATTTATAACTCAAATATAGCATTAGTGCTAGGAATTTAAACCTTAAAAtcaataattttgtgataattttattattaaaatctatagttttgttatACTTAACCtcaaacatgtagttttgtgataagtttattgttaaatttgtagttttgtgataataataaaatctatagttttgctATACTTAGCCTCAAACATGTAGTTTTTTGATAAGTTTattgttaaatttgtagttttgtgataatgttGCTAACGTCCataaaaacatgaatattagggAATTGCCTAATGtcaaataaatagaagggtGAAGTTTCGAAGCCAGACCAGCTAGGCCACCACCTTACGAAGATAACCGGAAGACCACTGGGCGTTTCTCTTTAGCCAACGTttatagttttctgaaatttacttatttaatttaaaattatcagattttatttgaaaattaacGAAAAAAATATACGCCTGGATGGTGCTTGAAATTAGTTGCCAAACCAGATTGTAAACCGTAGGCCAGAGACCTTTAACTGAAACTCCCTTGCCGAAAAGAACTGGATGATTTGGATTTCAATATAATATAGAAGATAAATTTatgacatcccggcctaggtcttaataagattaatagaatattcatatcaacaagttacaACTTCTTTTCCTGGATGGGCGACCAACCGGAAAATTCTTCCCGGATACGCACGAGCGAGGACAAAgtggcgggacgttacaaaattGATCTAATTTTGGGCCTAAAAAATTAGCAATGTGTGGTTACTATTTCCTAAATGCAGAGGCAAATCTGGACAAGAAACTAGCAAAGGCAATTCCATCGGGGCAAATTGTGTCGGGAAAACTAGACTCCCAATCTAAACAATCTCCCCTTTTATGTAGATTTGATCCTCCTTTTACTTGTTCACGAAAAAAAAGTTGATCCCTTCGGATCATCACAAACAACAATTTGCGTAATGGCATTTCATGAATCAAGGTTTCTAGTGACAGAAATTTGCAGCGGAAATCACAACACGTCCACAGTAGTTCCGTGACGCCGGTGCACAGGCTCGAATCGCCCCGTCTAAATGTTTGCTTAAATTTAGAATAACTTTAGGATTTTTCGTAACTTTCGTTCACTCAGTCTTAGCTTCTGAATCGTTTCTGAATAGaagtatgtactccctctattttttttcttaatttgaacgtcacttattttattttgttttttgttttttggcagCAAGGTATTTTTGGCTTACAAGCTGCAACCAACGAAGCTCAACTAATCATGCCCAAACAACCCAAGGTTTTGATCTCATTGAGCTGGCTGCTTTGTGACTTTCTTATGAAACACGATCCATTCTCTCCCTTTCCATTCTGATGAAACACGATCCAAGATCCATGCATTCAGATTGCAAACTTCACCAAAAATGAAACGAATGGCACAAAACGGTATAGGAGAGAGTGAAACCACCAACTGAATATCCGATGAATCTGAATGCATTTTGACCATCATCACACATTCACACTAGCATCTCCCTGCAACAACCCTGCCACCTATACACACGTACATATGCATACGTATACACACGGATACCGAGGCTGCCACGTCACTTCCTCTCTGCCGGGCCGGGACCCGGGAGCGCGTCAAGAACTCCCGGCGCTcgaggcgccggcggtggcggcggcggcggcggtggtggccggaggAGCGTCGACGTGCGATTGGTGgacggcgagcgagatggagcgCGACATGGGCCGCGAGTAGCTCGAGCGGCGgaagctgccggcggcgaggtcgtcggcgtcggcgtcggcctcgcccTCCCTCTCGCCGGGGATCTTGCACTTCTCCCCGAGGATGATGGCCTTCTTCCACAGAGTGTCCTCCGGCTCCACCTtgtcccgccgctcccgccggctCAGCCTCATCTTGTCCGGGATGTTCATGCTCAGGTTCTTGCTCAGGCTCATGGTCATCGACAtccgccgcttcgccgccgccgacggcggcggcgccacgccggCGATCGGCCCGTGCGTCGCCAGCTCCGGCGACAGCGTCACCACcggcgccttctcctcctcctccccctcctcgccgccgtcgccatggctCTCCGCGttcacgtcggcggcggcggcggcgtcgggcgctGGGTCGTCCGCCTTCGGCTTGCGGCCGCACGCCGAGCACATGGACGACGCCatcacgacggtggcggcgacgcacgCCACGAAGAAGGACAGCGCGATGGCTTCGTGGCCGAATGAGTGCTCGCCGtccggtggcgacggcggcggccacctcgccatttttttttgtctccggCGAGGTGAGAATGTGTTCTTGCGTTGATGGCCTCTGGGTTGGGAACCTCCCGTTTCCAAGTTGGAAACCGGAAAGGGCCGGGCCGAATTCAGGTTGTGCGGCTGTGGGACAATATTGCTTTCGTTCTTAACTGGGACAAGCTAATTTTAGggccaaaattttgttgtaacttgtgaAAAAATAGGATTTGCACAAGGGTATTACTCCAGCTAGACTTCAAGGTGGACAGGTAGATTGCATCCTTAATTAAATAGATGAACAGAACTTCAGACAGCCAATCATCTAATTTACTGGTATGGCCGTTGTTTTACAGAGTATGGCATAGCAACAATCAATTGGTGTTTTTCCTAAACTTGCAAACTATGACTCATGAATATTCATGCCGAACTCGTCCAGTTACCTTCCTAGTTTAGGTGTACACTGAAAATTTCTGGAAAAAAATTGTACACGTTTATGTTCTGATCATCTATGAAAGCTGTGGATGTTTTGCTGGGGGGCACGCTAACCTTCCGAGAATCAATCTATCTCCAGGAGAATGCAAAATTGGATTGGAAATTCCGTGGTATTTAGAGTTCAGTTTTGCTGGATTTTGAAGGTTTCTTCTTCCCTTGCCACCATTTCTTTACCACCTTTGACACCTTGTTCACATGGCCTTTTAACTTTTTGCCTGTATCCTTGATCTGCTTCACAACTTGTTGTTTCAAATCTTTCTTTGGTGAACCCTTATCTTTGAAAACATTTCCCTGGAAGGAATGTGAGATGTATGATTAAATGTTAGAATCAAAATAAAAGTATCTTAGATAGAAAGGTGCAAAATATTACCAAGTTCTTTGGGAAGTCATCgtcctcatcttcatcatcatcgtcgtcatcaccgTCAACACCAAAATTGTTCTTCATCAGATCATCTCTAGAGTACATTTTCATGCTTGGAGCTCCTGGAATACCCTGTCATCGACGGGAACTCATGAAATTGAATCTACTTGGATGAAGCTACAGAATTTACTGCTAGAATGTTTACCTCCATCGATTTCAATATCCTATCCATCTCAGCATCTTTTGATGGCTTAGCAGCAAAAGGTTCGCCAGGGACCCGATCCTGCAGTTTTTGCAATGGATGTATGTCAGGAATATGATGGTTCAATAGTGATGTTCCAAGCTTCACATATGGCATACCTCTTTTGTGGCAATGAAGcacacaaattaaattatcAATTTTAAATGATGTGACAAGTAAATATTAATTCCTATATTGAATCTACTACTATTCTTCCCCTTCTAGTAAGGCTTTAATGGTTTCTCATAGTCAACCATATGAATCGATGCACTTATAATCGGGAAAAACTAAGTCAGTAGTATAGAGTATGAGGCAACCAATGTAATTAAGTAAAGAATAGAATCACAGGATTTCTACGCTTTTATCCATCGTAAGTGAACTGTTATTAAATTAGAACAGCCAATTTCTACCAATATGAAACTTATGGGCTGGAAAAAATAGGTAGGCTAATGCTAATATGCCAGAAATACACCTGCATCTTGCTTCATACAAGATAGCAATAGCTCAAATATTGTTGACTAGTTAAATGTCGATGCGAACACTGATACAAAGTGTCCGAATAAATATTGGAGTTCTTTTTCTAGTGCTGCTAATCTATATACATAACTGCCACTCTACCAGTGATAAAGCCTCCTAGTATTTCCATACCCCAATTGATCATCTTTACAACACTACAACTAGCGATGTTCATAGATAATATCTGCATAAAAGGGAAACTAAGATGAAAATATCCTCACTTTTGGAACTGGTGGTGGATCCACAACGCATGCTTCAGAAAGATCTTTGCAAAGAAATTTGACCAGCTGATCAGCTGAAGGTTTTTTCTTGTAGACTAATTCAGCAACATCGGTATCAGCATACCCCATCACCTGCAATGGATTTAGTTTGGTTTGCTAAGATTCACAAAATTCAATACAACTAAAAGTGGTGCACATATGTTTAAAAGTTACTATGATCTGCAAATAAATCTTATGCAGATCCTATGCAATATTAACATGATTAAACTCCTTGCAATCCATTCGAActgattcattaacataaatCTTATTTAGTCAGTAAGTCATTAATGTATTAATCATGCAAGATTAGTATGTCAAGATATGGTCTTGTGATTTGTGAAACATGTGTGTAATAGTGTTTAACAACAATAAAGAAACACCAATCAGATAAGCATTGATCttcacctcctgacatgcacgCTCAATGGTTTTGCATTCTGCATTACAGTGCCCTTCCTCATCTTGCTCAACGAGCTGTAAAAAGCTTCTATAGATTAGATTGGGAAATAATACAAACAAGTGAGTATAACAAATTAACCACAGCCAAGATCAAACAGATTTAGATAGAGATTTTCTTTAAAAGGTTTACAGGTAATTCATATGAACCTGGATTGGACTAACAAGTATATCTATTGATAATTTGAAGATGTACTATGTTCAGAAGAAAGTTTTAGTAGAGTTTTCACTTTCGGCGGCGTTTCTAAGTGGAAAATCAAGAAGGCTAAATACTTGTATAGTTATGTGTGTACTATGTGaataaagataaaaattatGAAGCCTTACATAAACAAAAATTCACATCATAAATTCAACTACATAAATTGTTTTTGGGCCAGGTCATAACACTTACGTTTCAATCATGTGTTCGGGTAGAATTATTGTTTGTGATTGGTGACAGTGAACATATTTTAACCAGGGTCAGTGTATGAGTAAAGCTTTGGCTTTGTATCTAGTGGTGTTGAAGCAGATTTCATAGCTTTTTAGT from Oryza glaberrima chromosome 6, OglaRS2, whole genome shotgun sequence includes these protein-coding regions:
- the LOC127776788 gene encoding uncharacterized protein LOC127776788 — translated: MDPTPHRGGSPSPRFTLQPSRLPPEDILFCVDVDLETRSEMRIAPGPAAAAAASPGAAGASSGAAAASRQAARPPVKRMDAVKQALLLFVHSKLTMCPDHRFAFASLGDTVSLVKKDFSSDAGSAVEAIQSLDASETRYAMADLTQLFKIAYQEGKRAELQGRLLRVVLIYCRSSTKPQHQWPIKQKNFTLDIIYLHDKPTADNCPQKVYDALVDALEHVSQYEGYILETGQGLARILFRQTCILLSHPLQRCIQDDLDIPKPLAKKNMVTEAAQNEDGMPVSTQ
- the LOC127776790 gene encoding uncharacterized protein LOC127776790, whose protein sequence is MARWPPPSPPDGEHSFGHEAIALSFFVACVAATVVMASSMCSACGRKPKADDPAPDAAAAADVNAESHGDGGEEGEEEEKAPVVTLSPELATHGPIAGVAPPPSAAAKRRMSMTMSLSKNLSMNIPDKMRLSRRERRDKVEPEDTLWKKAIILGEKCKIPGEREGEADADADDLAAGSFRRSSYSRPMSRSISLAVHQSHVDAPPATTAAAAATAGASSAGSS
- the LOC127775689 gene encoding cysteine synthase-like encodes the protein MEGEGIGRRGLPSLLGSSSSESGGIGQEHIASDITQLIGWTPLVELKRIASKDGIDARIVGKVEAYQPLCSVKDRSALRMIEDAEEKGLITPGVTTLVEPTSGNLGLGLVLVALRKGYRFVAVMPGQYSFDKQILLKYMGAELFLSDPTLGFQGLVNKVEQLKKELPNVHVLNQFSNPANQEAHMRLTGPEIWKDTAGKVDIFVTGSGSGGTVSGVGKYLKLQNPAVKIICVEPAESPVISGGEPGKHKIQGIGPGLIPDMLDTSVIDEVVTVNTDEAMVNARRLAMEEGLLMGISSGANLAACLKVASREENKGKMIVTMFPSGGERYMNSDLFAAVREECNAMTF
- the LOC127776789 gene encoding uncharacterized protein LOC127776789, whose protein sequence is MAFPREGGGGNGGDGEAREERVSSGYYSSSSAARQHGSEQPPPTQQMERRSSAAAAEEEGVGVVLVGSGDPGRIPAAVFERDTSESNKDWSMMSTESVFALQVAPSSDFTGFFLAHPELMDIATPPRSSSSSAAAAAAAGEAVGHAHSAQFESIPELGEATMRIQGQYSFAFPNLVEVKRHSAKNPQEDQPMSATMATAAAAAAAETTAPAPVRAETSSKPEEAPAKAATKGGWLPCFPCC
- the LOC127776787 gene encoding uncharacterized protein LOC127776787, producing MARGGGVAVAMAVAVAAVVLLHHPAASAAAAGPKKVATAARKEDIPYIRCQVCERIAREISAQVAKKQQALPATKKVPEIEIIEIAENVCNLKKQEADWMLKIDIVEKGDKLELVEQDEEGHCNAECKTIERACQEVMGYADTDVAELVYKKKPSADQLVKFLCKDLSEACVVDPPPVPKDRVPGEPFAAKPSKDAEMDRILKSMEGIPGAPSMKMYSRDDLMKNNFGVDGDDDDDDEDEDDDFPKNLGNVFKDKGSPKKDLKQQVVKQIKDTGKKLKGHVNKVSKVVKKWWQGKKKPSKSSKTEL